In Macadamia integrifolia cultivar HAES 741 chromosome 5, SCU_Mint_v3, whole genome shotgun sequence, a single window of DNA contains:
- the LOC122078353 gene encoding uncharacterized protein LOC122078353 — translation MNFSVVFSHIVDREYRSNPINVFIIFEGKYYIVDSGYASQLGYLVPFRGQRYHLQDYGEGRPGPRTAKELFNHRHSSLRNVIERTFGVLKNRFHILKSMKAYDIEDQSRIVVACCGLHNYIKEQAIQDQLFNELGSEQQIDDPMNPDTHAYHASASDVSQRLSARQMSIVRLNIANQLAISRRMSTISLNPS, via the coding sequence ATGAATTTTTCTGTTGTCTTTTCACATATAGTAGACAGGGAATATAGATCTAATCCCATAAATGTTTTCATAATATTTGAAGGCAAATATTATATTGTTGACTCGGGCTACGCCAGTCAACTGGGGTACTTGGTGCCATTCCGAGGACAACGGTATCACTTGCAAGATTATGGTGAAGGTAGGCCTGGACCAAGGACAGCTAAGGAATTGTTCAATCATAGACATTCGTCACTGCGGAATGTTATTGAGAGAACATTCGGtgtattgaaaaatagattccacatATTAAAAAGTATGAAAGCGTACGATATTGAAGATCAGTCAAGAATCGTGGTCGCCTGTTGTGGGCTCCACAATTACATTAAAGAACAAGCTATTCAAGATCAGTTGTTCAATGAGCTTGGAAGTGAACAACAAATTGATGACCCAATGAATCCTGATACTCATGCGTACCATGCTTCCGCATCTGATGTCTCCCAGCGACTATCTGCAAGACAAATGTCTATAGTGCGTCTTAATATAGCCAACCAACTGGCAATTTCAAGGAGAATGTCTACAATTTCGTTAAATCCATCCTGA